One Chryseobacterium sp. StRB126 genomic region harbors:
- a CDS encoding RNA polymerase sigma factor, protein MSTEQEKTFIDFFKPNQKLVHKICRIYTDNAEDHDDLFQEITIQLWKSFPGFKGDAKFSTWMYRVALNTAITLFRKPKKKDAQTVDIDVSSLKMEYEVYEDDEHKLQKMYKAIYTLSDVEKALIMMYLEDKSYKEIGDILGINEGNARVKMNRAKNNLKTKINTK, encoded by the coding sequence ATGAGCACCGAACAGGAGAAAACATTTATAGACTTTTTTAAGCCCAATCAAAAGCTTGTCCATAAAATATGCAGGATATATACAGATAATGCTGAAGATCATGATGACCTTTTTCAGGAAATTACCATTCAGTTATGGAAGTCTTTTCCTGGTTTTAAAGGAGATGCTAAGTTTTCGACCTGGATGTATCGGGTAGCTCTTAATACAGCAATTACTTTATTCAGAAAACCAAAGAAAAAGGATGCACAAACAGTGGATATCGATGTTTCATCCCTTAAAATGGAATATGAGGTTTATGAAGATGATGAACATAAGCTCCAGAAAATGTATAAGGCAATCTACACATTATCTGATGTAGAAAAAGCCTTAATCATGATGTATCTGGAAGATAAGTCCTATAAAGAAATTGGAGATATTCTTGGGATTAATGAAGGAAATGCAAGAGTAAAGATGAACAGGGCTAAGAATAATTTAAAAACCAAAATAAACACAAAATAA
- a CDS encoding DUF2147 domain-containing protein — MKKIMLTFVLSLFGVMTFAQIEGKWKTIDDETKQAKSIVEIFKKTDGKYYGKISQLLTKPADPNCTTCKDDRKGKPLVGLEIIRGLKKDGDEFTGGTITDPKTGKTYKCTITKGGDKLNVRGYLGLSLLGRTQIWEKAN, encoded by the coding sequence ATGAAAAAAATAATGTTAACATTCGTGCTTTCTTTATTTGGTGTGATGACATTTGCGCAGATAGAAGGAAAGTGGAAAACAATAGATGATGAGACTAAGCAGGCTAAATCTATTGTGGAAATCTTCAAAAAGACTGATGGAAAGTATTATGGGAAGATTTCTCAGTTATTGACAAAACCGGCAGATCCTAATTGTACAACCTGTAAAGACGACAGAAAAGGCAAACCGCTTGTAGGGCTGGAAATCATCAGAGGACTTAAGAAAGATGGTGATGAATTTACAGGAGGTACTATTACAGACCCTAAAACAGGGAAAACTTATAAATGTACCATTACAAAAGGCGGTGATAAGCTTAATGTAAGAGGTTATCTGGGATTATCATTATTAGGAAGAACCCAGATTTGGGAGAAAGCTAATTAA
- a CDS encoding LTA synthase family protein, whose translation MKFLKGFRKQEVLALLYRIFLAYAFYQIARLLFWYFNKDLIKVDSVSEYLKLAYHGTAFDTTAILYVNALFILLSLLPLVINTKKGFQMVLFWIYFLTNGLAYGMNFGDFIYYKFSQSRLTSAVFQVAEHESNVSQTLMISVGQHPFVLIWFIVLMGLWVFLYKKVKVDEAKPTQLLPYFLSSIVTLCITAVLVVGGIRGDFKHSTRPINMVDATRFVTNPLQGNLVLNSTFSFFRTLNTNNFKEVHFVDEKYIEEHVQPYKVYDRKVENRPNIVIFIVESFGREYSGAFNKDKNIKDYVSYTPFMDSLATQSLIFPNTFANGRQSIHGMSSVLAGIPSLTDAFTGSPYSNQKIQSIVSVCNDLGYDTSFYHGAPNGSMGFLGFGNILGFKHYFGKTEYNHDEDFDGMWAVWDEPFLQYFAKNVGKKQPFMTTVFTASSHHPFKIPEKYQGKFKKGKIEMHEPIQYTDYAIKKYFETAKKEPWFHNTIFVFTGDHTNQIYYPEYEKAMNRFAVPLVLYSPNPVYQLKGENTEMAQQIDIYPTLADLIGYNKPIRSWGRSLVSDKKYPGIMVNSDGNNEQFMIGNYIYRFDGKEIVGVYDKTDLALEKNLISKLKTPEVEQGKQTAKAWYQDYMDRVINRKLK comes from the coding sequence ATGAAATTTTTAAAAGGATTTAGAAAACAGGAAGTTCTGGCACTGCTTTACAGGATTTTTTTAGCCTATGCTTTTTATCAGATTGCAAGACTTTTATTCTGGTATTTTAATAAGGACCTGATTAAGGTAGACTCTGTTTCAGAGTATCTTAAACTGGCTTACCATGGTACAGCCTTCGATACAACAGCTATTTTGTATGTGAATGCACTATTTATATTGTTAAGTCTTTTACCGTTGGTGATTAATACAAAGAAAGGGTTTCAGATGGTTCTTTTCTGGATTTATTTTCTGACGAACGGATTGGCTTATGGTATGAATTTCGGGGATTTTATTTATTATAAATTCTCCCAGTCAAGGCTTACTTCAGCAGTATTTCAGGTAGCAGAACACGAATCCAATGTTTCTCAAACGCTGATGATTTCCGTTGGACAGCATCCTTTTGTGCTGATCTGGTTTATTGTTTTAATGGGATTGTGGGTTTTCCTTTATAAAAAAGTAAAGGTGGATGAGGCAAAACCAACTCAATTGCTTCCTTATTTTTTATCTTCTATTGTTACTTTATGCATTACAGCAGTTTTGGTAGTAGGAGGAATCAGAGGAGATTTCAAGCATAGCACAAGACCTATCAATATGGTTGATGCTACCCGTTTTGTAACCAATCCATTGCAGGGAAATTTGGTTCTTAACAGTACGTTTTCATTCTTCAGAACCTTAAATACCAATAATTTCAAGGAAGTTCATTTTGTAGATGAAAAATATATTGAAGAACATGTACAGCCTTATAAAGTATATGATAGAAAGGTGGAAAATCGCCCCAATATTGTAATTTTCATCGTAGAATCTTTTGGGAGAGAGTATTCTGGCGCTTTTAATAAGGATAAAAATATTAAAGATTACGTTTCCTATACTCCGTTTATGGATAGTCTGGCGACTCAGAGTCTCATTTTTCCCAATACTTTTGCCAATGGGAGACAATCTATCCATGGGATGAGCAGTGTTTTGGCAGGAATTCCTAGTCTTACAGATGCTTTTACAGGTTCTCCATACTCCAATCAGAAGATTCAGTCCATTGTTTCTGTTTGTAATGATTTGGGATATGATACCTCTTTCTATCACGGAGCTCCAAATGGCTCTATGGGATTCCTTGGATTTGGAAATATTTTAGGATTCAAACATTATTTCGGGAAAACAGAATACAACCATGATGAGGATTTTGATGGGATGTGGGCGGTCTGGGATGAACCATTCCTTCAGTATTTTGCTAAAAATGTAGGAAAGAAGCAACCTTTTATGACTACTGTGTTTACAGCGTCTTCTCACCATCCGTTTAAAATTCCTGAAAAATATCAAGGGAAATTTAAAAAAGGGAAAATAGAAATGCATGAGCCAATACAATACACGGATTATGCCATTAAAAAATATTTTGAAACGGCTAAAAAAGAACCTTGGTTTCACAATACTATTTTTGTTTTCACAGGAGATCATACCAATCAGATCTATTATCCGGAATATGAAAAGGCAATGAACCGGTTTGCCGTTCCATTAGTTTTATATTCTCCAAATCCAGTATATCAGCTGAAAGGAGAAAATACTGAAATGGCGCAGCAAATAGATATCTATCCAACACTTGCAGATTTAATCGGATATAATAAACCCATTAGAAGCTGGGGAAGAAGTTTGGTAAGTGATAAAAAGTATCCGGGAATTATGGTGAATTCAGATGGAAATAATGAACAGTTTATGATCGGAAATTATATCTATCGTTTTGATGGCAAGGAAATTGTGGGAGTATATGATAAAACAGATCTTGCTCTTGAAAAGAATCTGATTAGCAAACTAAAAACTCCTGAAGTAGAACAAGGGAAACAAACTGCAAAGGCTTGGTATCAGGATTATATGGATAGAGTGATTAATAGGAAGCTTAAATAA
- a CDS encoding CDP-alcohol phosphatidyltransferase family protein has product MDFIKNNLANALTLANLFAGCVGVIHLILGDYQTTAICLILSSIFDFFDGFVARALKSNSNLGLQLDSLADMVSFGVIPGLTMYKALEPFGAELLGLHFPFEIKYIGLVVTVFSCLRLAIFNLDEEQRYYFKGLNTPTNTVLLFGLYYAFKETGTFSFLFENALLLIILSFLTSWLLISPIKMMAMKFKSKALKDNYPKVVLLVGGIAILAIFKTVGIPMLVIYYILVSLIFQRQLK; this is encoded by the coding sequence ATGGATTTTATAAAGAATAATCTGGCTAATGCCTTAACCCTGGCTAATCTATTTGCAGGCTGTGTGGGGGTAATACATCTTATTTTAGGAGACTATCAAACAACGGCAATATGCCTTATCCTCTCCTCTATTTTCGATTTTTTTGACGGATTTGTAGCCAGAGCTTTAAAATCAAACTCTAATCTGGGGCTTCAGCTGGATTCTCTTGCGGATATGGTGAGTTTTGGAGTGATCCCCGGGCTTACGATGTACAAAGCATTAGAACCATTCGGAGCTGAGCTTCTTGGACTACATTTTCCTTTTGAAATTAAGTATATTGGTTTGGTAGTAACTGTTTTCTCATGCTTAAGACTTGCCATCTTCAATCTTGATGAGGAGCAGAGGTATTATTTTAAAGGATTAAACACGCCAACCAATACGGTTCTTTTATTTGGACTATACTATGCTTTTAAGGAAACCGGAACTTTCAGTTTCCTGTTTGAAAATGCATTACTGTTGATCATCCTTTCATTCCTTACGTCATGGCTTCTCATCAGCCCAATCAAAATGATGGCAATGAAGTTTAAATCCAAAGCATTAAAAGACAATTATCCAAAAGTAGTATTATTGGTAGGCGGAATCGCTATTCTTGCAATTTTTAAGACTGTAGGAATTCCGATGCTGGTTATCTATTATATATTGGTATCGCTTATTTTTCAAAGACAATTAAAATAG